Proteins from a single region of Lysinibacillus sp. JNUCC-52:
- a CDS encoding GNAT family N-acetyltransferase has protein sequence MDIKNVPAKDYQQIHRLRDYCFPNKYSGARRDDFHYWIEHSTTLGAYDGDNVVGQLLILPLNMTIHGENYEMGGIGFVATYPEYRQQGIIKKLMTASLKEMQQRGQTISVLAPFSVSFYRYFGWELFFDKLHYAIPHSHFPHFGKQLDDVKRMSFEWPNSDLFEAIQQFHNVQASITNGAMLRDAAWWKRIERRSPESHFAACFQEQKITGYIRYTIQDGIFTTHDYIVKDYLAQQALWRFITSHAASIHTIEGITANDSHFGFNFDNPQFPKKIIQDIMVRIVDAFAFMQRYRWRDIKQTLYVRLEDHFCPWNEQIFMINKDGDVSIIEENSMFKKHMLTLPINLFSAMMVGYLSVKDAVTIANKVLDDEEIRHWQQAIPTERPEFYEYF, from the coding sequence ATGGATATTAAAAACGTTCCAGCGAAAGATTACCAACAAATTCATCGTTTAAGGGATTATTGCTTTCCAAATAAATATAGCGGTGCTAGGCGCGATGATTTTCATTATTGGATTGAGCATAGTACAACTTTAGGAGCTTATGATGGCGATAACGTTGTTGGGCAACTGCTAATCCTTCCGCTCAATATGACGATACATGGTGAAAACTATGAAATGGGTGGTATTGGATTTGTAGCTACATATCCAGAGTACCGTCAGCAAGGTATTATAAAAAAGCTAATGACGGCTTCACTAAAGGAAATGCAACAACGTGGGCAAACAATTTCCGTCCTTGCACCTTTTTCCGTTTCTTTTTACCGTTATTTTGGCTGGGAATTATTTTTTGACAAACTACATTATGCAATACCTCATTCACACTTTCCTCATTTCGGGAAACAGTTAGATGATGTAAAACGTATGAGCTTTGAATGGCCGAATAGTGATCTGTTTGAGGCAATTCAGCAATTTCATAATGTCCAAGCAAGCATTACAAATGGGGCGATGCTACGTGATGCAGCTTGGTGGAAGCGCATTGAAAGAAGGTCACCTGAAAGTCATTTTGCTGCGTGTTTTCAGGAACAAAAAATAACGGGCTATATCCGCTATACCATTCAAGATGGCATCTTTACAACCCATGACTATATTGTGAAGGATTATCTAGCACAACAAGCACTATGGCGCTTTATTACATCACATGCGGCAAGTATCCACACAATCGAAGGAATTACGGCAAATGATAGTCATTTCGGTTTTAATTTCGATAATCCACAATTTCCTAAAAAGATTATACAAGATATCATGGTAAGAATCGTGGATGCTTTTGCTTTTATGCAACGCTACCGTTGGAGGGATATAAAGCAAACTTTGTACGTTCGTCTAGAGGATCACTTTTGTCCGTGGAATGAACAAATTTTCATGATAAATAAAGATGGAGATGTCTCAATAATTGAGGAAAATTCCATGTTTAAAAAGCATATGCTAACATTACCAATCAACTTATTTTCTGCGATGATGGTCGGCTATCTTAGTGTGAAGGATGCAGTGACTATTGCGAATAAAGTACTAGATGATGAAGAAATACGTCATTGGCAACAGGCAATTCCGACGGAGCGACCTGAATTTTACGAATATTTTTAA
- a CDS encoding PTS sugar transporter subunit IIB has product MKNIMLVCVAGMSTSLLVSKMQKAAQEQNIEADIFAIAESEVDKILANKKADVLLLGPQVRYLKSTFEAKFKELNFPIDVINMADYGMMNGENVLKQALKLIG; this is encoded by the coding sequence ATGAAAAATATTATGTTAGTTTGTGTTGCAGGTATGAGCACGAGTTTACTAGTTTCAAAGATGCAGAAGGCTGCACAAGAACAAAATATTGAGGCGGATATTTTTGCTATAGCTGAAAGTGAGGTAGATAAAATTTTAGCAAACAAGAAGGCAGATGTACTGTTACTTGGCCCACAAGTTCGTTACTTGAAATCAACATTTGAAGCAAAATTCAAAGAATTGAATTTTCCAATTGATGTAATCAATATGGCTGATTACGGCATGATGAACGGTGAAAATGTCTTAAAGCAGGCATTGAAACTGATTGGGTGA
- a CDS encoding PTS lactose/cellobiose transporter subunit IIA, whose product MEETAMMQSIMGLIVHSGNTKSECMEALQLAKKGQIGEAKEKIKLANEALVEAHHSQTALLTQEARGEKVEVSMLLIHAQDHLMNAITFRDLAQEMIELYEQIKGE is encoded by the coding sequence ATGGAAGAAACAGCAATGATGCAGTCCATAATGGGGTTGATTGTTCATAGTGGTAATACGAAAAGTGAATGCATGGAAGCACTTCAGTTAGCGAAAAAGGGGCAGATTGGTGAAGCAAAGGAAAAAATAAAGCTGGCAAATGAAGCACTAGTTGAAGCTCATCATTCACAAACAGCATTGTTAACGCAGGAAGCAAGGGGAGAAAAAGTAGAGGTATCGATGCTATTAATTCATGCACAGGATCACCTAATGAATGCCATCACGTTTCGTGATTTAGCGCAAGAAATGATTGAACTGTATGAACAAATCAAAGGGGAGTAA
- a CDS encoding PTS sugar transporter subunit IIC produces MFRFLEEKFVPVAARIGSQRHLVAIRDGFITIMPLTIVGSLAVLINNLPIDFYQNALDSIWKHETWTQWGGNIWSATFNILSLLLAVSIAYNLAKSYNKDGLSAAVISLSSYLTFGTFGEGGLTGLTTGTGGIFIAIIVSLLSTEVFCRLSGNSKLLIKMPEGVPPAVSKSFAALLPAIITIGVFALVRTIISAGFDMPDIVGSFYSAIQEPFMGLTNTWVAAIILAFIPAFLWTLGVHGANIIDPFMQTINSAAIDANVAAISAGKVAPYIVNKPFFDAFVNMGGSGTTIALIIAIFIIARKNKQYNTVGKLSAAPGLFNINEPLLFGLPIVLNPILFIPFILTPMVNVTIAFFVTKWGWVPAATVVAPWTTPPVINGFLVTQSWTGAVLSLALIVISVCIYLPFIAMANRIAKQQERKAEQAQEQQPEITPEIPKVEV; encoded by the coding sequence ATGTTCCGATTTTTAGAAGAAAAATTTGTGCCGGTAGCTGCTAGGATTGGGAGTCAGCGTCATTTAGTTGCCATTCGTGACGGTTTTATTACAATCATGCCATTGACAATTGTAGGCTCGTTAGCTGTATTAATTAATAACTTACCAATTGACTTTTATCAAAATGCACTGGACTCCATTTGGAAGCATGAAACATGGACGCAATGGGGCGGCAATATTTGGAGTGCAACATTCAATATTCTGTCACTGTTACTCGCAGTTTCCATTGCCTATAACTTAGCCAAAAGTTATAACAAGGATGGCCTTTCCGCTGCCGTCATTAGTCTTTCCAGTTATTTGACATTTGGTACATTTGGTGAAGGTGGTTTAACAGGTTTAACAACTGGAACGGGTGGGATATTTATCGCCATTATCGTATCGTTGTTATCTACTGAAGTATTTTGTAGATTATCAGGTAATAGTAAGCTACTGATAAAAATGCCTGAAGGGGTACCACCAGCAGTTTCGAAATCATTTGCAGCATTGCTGCCAGCTATTATTACAATTGGTGTGTTTGCATTAGTTCGTACAATTATTTCTGCAGGCTTTGATATGCCAGATATTGTTGGTTCATTCTATTCAGCCATTCAAGAGCCGTTTATGGGCTTAACAAATACGTGGGTTGCTGCCATAATTTTAGCTTTTATTCCAGCATTCTTATGGACGCTAGGCGTTCATGGTGCGAATATTATCGATCCATTTATGCAAACGATTAATTCAGCCGCGATTGATGCAAACGTAGCAGCAATTTCTGCTGGCAAAGTGGCACCATATATCGTGAATAAGCCATTCTTTGATGCATTCGTTAATATGGGTGGGTCAGGTACGACAATTGCACTTATTATTGCGATATTCATTATTGCAAGGAAAAATAAGCAATACAATACCGTTGGAAAATTGTCCGCAGCACCAGGGCTATTTAATATTAATGAGCCGTTATTATTTGGTCTACCAATCGTCTTAAATCCAATTTTATTTATTCCGTTTATTTTAACACCAATGGTTAACGTAACAATTGCATTCTTTGTAACAAAATGGGGTTGGGTTCCTGCAGCAACTGTTGTAGCGCCATGGACGACACCGCCAGTAATAAACGGGTTTTTAGTGACACAATCTTGGACTGGAGCTGTTTTAAGTTTAGCGTTAATCGTTATTTCTGTTTGTATCTACCTTCCATTCATTGCAATGGCTAATCGTATAGCTAAACAACAGGAAAGAAAGGCAGAGCAAGCACAAGAACAACAGCCTGAAATAACTCCAGAGATTCCAAAAGTAGAAGTGTAA
- a CDS encoding DUF871 domain-containing protein: protein MRRLGISLYPQHSTLEEMQQYVQLAHDNGFDRIFTCLLSLNNEEEKLKLQQINYFAKQLGFEISADIAPAVFEDLGLTYKDIAYFKEHYHLAALRLDMGFSGQEEALMSFDDSQLKIELNISNGTKYVDNILSYQPNRNHIIGCHNFYPRRFTGLSRQHFLATSKNFKANHIRTAAMISSQHALYGPWEKTEHGLPTLEEHRDLPITVQAKDLWHTGLIDDCIIGNMYASEEELKALGQLNRHKLELKVVPSSETTVLEEAILFKEPHFNRGDVSDYVIRSTQSRVKYKNGDFPAHDTHVLQLGDVTIDNNLDVRYKGELQVVLKEMPNAGSTNVVAKVVEEERFLLAQIQPWASFGFTK, encoded by the coding sequence TTGAGGAGATTAGGAATTTCACTCTATCCACAGCACAGCACGCTAGAAGAAATGCAACAGTATGTTCAGCTAGCACACGATAATGGTTTTGACCGTATTTTCACATGTTTGCTATCTTTAAATAATGAAGAAGAAAAGCTTAAATTACAGCAAATCAATTACTTTGCAAAACAACTGGGCTTTGAGATTTCTGCGGATATTGCACCAGCTGTTTTTGAAGATTTAGGCTTAACGTATAAAGATATTGCCTATTTTAAAGAACACTACCATCTGGCGGCATTGCGTTTAGATATGGGATTTTCAGGTCAAGAGGAAGCGTTAATGTCTTTCGATGATAGTCAGTTGAAAATTGAGCTAAATATTAGTAATGGAACGAAATATGTGGATAATATATTATCCTACCAACCGAACCGTAACCATATTATAGGCTGTCATAATTTTTATCCAAGACGATTTACGGGTCTTTCAAGACAGCATTTTCTGGCAACATCTAAAAATTTTAAAGCCAACCATATACGGACAGCGGCGATGATTTCCTCGCAGCATGCACTGTACGGACCTTGGGAAAAAACAGAGCACGGCCTACCAACACTTGAAGAGCATCGCGATTTACCGATTACAGTGCAAGCGAAAGATTTATGGCATACAGGTTTAATCGATGATTGTATTATTGGTAATATGTATGCCTCAGAGGAGGAGCTTAAAGCATTAGGGCAATTAAATCGACATAAGTTGGAGCTGAAAGTTGTCCCATCCTCAGAAACGACGGTTTTAGAAGAAGCCATTTTATTTAAAGAACCTCATTTTAATCGTGGCGATGTATCAGATTACGTTATTCGTAGTACACAATCGCGCGTAAAATATAAAAATGGGGATTTCCCAGCCCACGATACGCATGTTTTGCAGTTAGGTGATGTTACCATCGATAATAATTTAGATGTGCGCTATAAAGGGGAGCTACAAGTAGTATTAAAGGAAATGCCGAATGCTGGTTCTACAAATGTAGTGGCCAAGGTAGTGGAAGAAGAGCGTTTTTTACTAGCACAAATTCAACCATGGGCATCATTCGGTTTTACAAAATAA
- a CDS encoding N-acetylglucosamine kinase, with the protein MYVLAIDGGGTKTCAVICDEYGTIYGKVMTSRSNPTAMEAHDFEATIHGLLQKLQEQTPQSFTAIHSCFAGMAGVKERQAEDIVERIIRQYVDKKTHIVIENDALIALYAGTMGQEGIVQIAGTGAITMGFNYQHSVNRVGGWGYLFDDEGSGYDLGIQALKAIFQSYDQRAQPTALTDVVLQHFAVDCVPQLIAHIYGEQHPRTVIAPLGKYVFQVADKGDSIAQAILKEACDKYYKAIKTCYGSMLWGREDVSVVLAGSVFSNNPTIVSHLEQLALADQLPMQFILPVLEPIGGAVVGAFKQANIQLDISFVESFQASFKAMG; encoded by the coding sequence ATGTATGTGCTAGCGATAGATGGTGGAGGTACAAAAACATGTGCAGTTATTTGTGACGAATATGGCACTATTTATGGTAAGGTGATGACATCACGTAGTAACCCTACTGCAATGGAAGCACATGATTTTGAAGCAACGATTCATGGATTGTTACAGAAATTGCAGGAGCAAACGCCACAAAGCTTTACGGCAATACATAGTTGCTTTGCAGGAATGGCTGGGGTGAAGGAACGGCAAGCTGAAGATATAGTAGAACGTATTATTCGTCAATATGTTGATAAGAAGACGCACATTGTTATCGAAAATGACGCATTAATCGCGCTATATGCTGGCACGATGGGACAAGAAGGGATTGTCCAAATTGCAGGTACGGGTGCGATAACGATGGGATTTAATTATCAACATTCGGTCAATCGTGTCGGTGGCTGGGGGTACTTATTTGATGATGAGGGAAGTGGCTATGATTTAGGAATTCAGGCGCTAAAGGCTATTTTTCAGAGCTATGATCAGCGGGCACAGCCAACAGCGTTAACAGATGTCGTGCTACAACATTTCGCGGTTGATTGTGTGCCGCAATTAATCGCCCATATTTATGGGGAACAGCATCCTAGAACAGTGATCGCACCACTAGGCAAATATGTATTTCAAGTTGCGGATAAAGGGGATAGTATAGCTCAAGCCATTTTAAAAGAAGCATGTGACAAATACTATAAAGCGATAAAAACATGTTATGGAAGCATGCTATGGGGGCGAGAAGATGTTTCTGTAGTATTAGCGGGTAGTGTGTTTTCAAATAATCCAACTATTGTTTCACACCTTGAACAATTAGCGTTAGCAGATCAGTTGCCAATGCAGTTTATATTACCTGTTTTAGAGCCTATTGGTGGGGCGGTTGTTGGAGCCTTTAAACAAGCGAACATCCAACTAGATATATCATTTGTTGAATCGTTTCAAGCAAGCTTTAAAGCTATGGGATAA
- a CDS encoding tRNA threonylcarbamoyladenosine dehydratase, whose product MLHQFSRNELAIGTEGLEKLKNTTVAILGVGGVGSFAAEACARSGIGRIILVDKDNVDITNVNRQLVAYLSTVGKSKSGVMKERIADINPECEVIDMHMFYTEETYEEFFAQGIDYVIDASDTVIYKIHIMKECLKRNIPIISSMGAANKMDPTRFKIADISKTHTDPLAKVIRTKLRKDGIHKGVTVVFSDESPIVVRPDVVEHVGKPDAAIRKAKMPPSSNAFVPSVAGLIAASWVVNKIVEDVKITRVQG is encoded by the coding sequence ATGTTACATCAATTTTCTCGTAACGAGCTCGCGATAGGTACAGAGGGACTCGAAAAATTAAAAAATACAACAGTAGCCATTCTAGGTGTCGGTGGCGTCGGTTCATTTGCTGCAGAAGCATGTGCTCGTAGTGGTATCGGTCGCATTATTTTAGTTGATAAAGATAATGTAGATATTACGAATGTTAACCGTCAATTAGTAGCGTATCTTTCAACTGTAGGAAAATCCAAATCTGGCGTTATGAAAGAGCGTATTGCTGATATTAATCCTGAATGTGAAGTAATTGATATGCATATGTTTTACACGGAAGAAACATATGAGGAATTTTTTGCACAAGGCATCGACTATGTTATAGACGCGAGCGATACTGTGATTTATAAAATTCACATAATGAAAGAATGTTTAAAACGTAACATCCCCATTATTTCAAGTATGGGTGCTGCCAATAAAATGGACCCAACACGCTTCAAAATCGCGGATATTTCAAAAACGCACACAGATCCATTAGCGAAAGTTATTCGTACAAAATTACGAAAAGATGGTATTCATAAAGGGGTAACAGTAGTTTTCTCTGATGAAAGCCCGATTGTCGTACGTCCAGATGTCGTCGAGCATGTTGGAAAACCTGATGCCGCTATCCGCAAGGCGAAAATGCCGCCATCTTCTAACGCATTTGTCCCTTCTGTTGCAGGTTTAATAGCAGCAAGCTGGGTAGTCAATAAAATTGTAGAAGATGTGAAAATTACTCGCGTACAAGGCTGA
- a CDS encoding replication-associated recombination protein A, which translates to MHNEPLAYRMRPLTLDEIIGQQDFVGPDTALYKMIQNGHVPSMLLYGEPGIGKTSIANAIAGSSKLPFFALNATRAGKKDVEDIVQEARISGKVILFLDEIHRFNKLQQDTLLPHVENGSIVLIGATTENPYHDVNPAIRSRCGEIHQLKKLTTANLVELIQKALTDDKRGLGKYHFALTDSQIEQIATAANGDARKALTLLESIYYASDEVNGQTIASDHILEHLIGRIGVYGDKNGSHFYNLLSALQKSVRGSDTNAALYYLAHLLETGDLVAVSRRLLVMAYEDIGLANPQVGAHMLAAVQAAERLGLPEARIPLASAVIEMCLASKSNSAISAIDAAIASIHEGKTGDIPHHLRDAHYEGAKDLGHIGYQYPHNSPIGTFGGWVDQQYLPDELVGTEFYKPVIAGEEKRMASIYDKLKSFHKK; encoded by the coding sequence TTGCATAACGAACCACTTGCATATCGGATGCGCCCATTAACGCTCGACGAAATCATAGGTCAACAAGATTTTGTCGGTCCTGATACTGCTCTATACAAAATGATTCAAAACGGACATGTTCCTTCCATGTTATTGTACGGTGAGCCTGGCATCGGTAAAACATCTATTGCAAATGCCATTGCTGGAAGCTCTAAACTACCCTTTTTCGCACTAAATGCGACACGGGCGGGCAAAAAAGACGTAGAAGATATTGTCCAAGAAGCGCGAATTTCTGGAAAAGTTATACTGTTTCTAGATGAGATACATCGTTTCAATAAATTACAACAGGATACATTATTACCACATGTAGAAAATGGCTCTATCGTTTTAATAGGTGCCACAACAGAAAATCCATATCATGATGTCAATCCCGCTATTCGTTCACGTTGCGGAGAAATTCATCAGTTAAAAAAATTAACTACTGCAAATTTAGTAGAACTTATTCAAAAGGCACTTACTGACGACAAACGCGGATTAGGAAAATATCATTTTGCATTGACAGATTCTCAAATTGAACAAATTGCTACAGCAGCTAATGGTGATGCACGTAAGGCACTAACATTGCTCGAATCGATTTACTATGCAAGTGATGAAGTGAATGGACAAACAATAGCTTCTGACCATATTTTAGAGCATCTTATTGGCAGAATTGGTGTGTACGGGGATAAAAATGGCTCACACTTTTATAACTTGCTGTCCGCTTTACAAAAATCGGTACGTGGAAGTGATACGAATGCGGCATTGTATTATTTAGCACATTTACTTGAAACGGGTGATTTAGTTGCAGTTAGTCGTCGTTTACTCGTCATGGCCTATGAGGATATTGGTCTTGCTAACCCCCAAGTAGGTGCTCATATGCTTGCAGCTGTTCAAGCGGCAGAACGTCTAGGATTACCTGAAGCAAGGATTCCACTAGCAAGTGCTGTAATCGAAATGTGCCTTGCTTCAAAATCAAATTCGGCCATTTCTGCGATTGATGCTGCGATTGCAAGCATCCATGAAGGTAAAACGGGAGATATTCCACACCATTTACGCGATGCTCATTATGAAGGTGCCAAAGATTTAGGGCATATTGGTTATCAATATCCGCATAACAGTCCAATTGGTACTTTTGGTGGCTGGGTAGATCAACAATATTTACCAGACGAGCTTGTTGGTACAGAATTTTATAAACCTGTTATTGCAGGTGAAGAAAAACGAATGGCAAGTATTTACGACAAGCTTAAATCCTTCCATAAGAAATAA
- the cymR gene encoding cysteine metabolism transcriptional regulator CymR, with protein MKISTKGRYGLTIMIELAKHYGEGPIPLRKIAAEKELSEAYLEQLVSPLRNSGLVKSVRGAYGGYMLANPPSEISAANVISVLEGPIQPVEGIENEEAPQRELWLRIRDAVKNVLDTTTIEDLAQYTEENVTDGYMFYI; from the coding sequence ATGAAAATTTCTACAAAGGGCCGTTACGGTCTCACGATTATGATTGAATTGGCAAAGCATTATGGTGAAGGGCCAATTCCATTACGCAAAATTGCTGCTGAAAAGGAGCTTTCTGAAGCGTACTTAGAGCAACTTGTATCGCCATTGCGCAATTCAGGCTTGGTAAAAAGTGTGCGCGGAGCTTATGGTGGTTACATGCTTGCAAATCCACCAAGTGAGATCTCAGCAGCAAATGTAATTAGTGTATTAGAAGGACCGATTCAGCCTGTTGAAGGTATCGAAAATGAGGAAGCACCGCAACGTGAGCTATGGCTACGAATTCGTGATGCTGTGAAAAATGTATTAGATACAACGACAATTGAAGATTTAGCGCAGTATACAGAAGAAAATGTAACAGACGGCTATATGTTCTATATTTAA
- a CDS encoding cysteine desulfurase family protein yields MNSYIYLDHAATSPMNDKVIDAMTLAMRDVFGNASSIHGVGREARKHLDNARDVLAQSIGAKPGEIILTSGGTEADNLAIIGTVTARAAEGKHVITTQIEHHAVLHTCEKLERDGFEVTYLPVDAHGRITVEAVQKALRDDTILVTIMYGNNEVGSIQPIAEIGELLREHKATFHTDAVQAYGLEKIDVAALQVDLLSVSAHKINGPKGIGFLYQKTGTPLTSYALGGSQEKKRRAGTENIPAVIGFATAAENASQLRESKRTLYNRFKQIMLEVFTHEKLVFHVNGDTQNVLPHVLNVSFANMEVESFLVNLDMAGICASSGSACTAGTIDPSHVLVAMYGKGAEELRNSIRFSFGQGLTEEAVRQAAEKTAAIVKKLAK; encoded by the coding sequence ATGAATTCATATATCTATCTTGATCATGCGGCGACATCCCCGATGAACGACAAGGTAATAGACGCCATGACTTTAGCGATGCGAGATGTATTTGGAAATGCATCAAGTATTCACGGAGTAGGACGAGAGGCGCGCAAACATTTAGATAATGCACGTGATGTACTTGCACAATCTATAGGTGCAAAGCCAGGGGAAATTATTTTAACTAGTGGTGGTACAGAAGCTGATAATCTGGCAATCATTGGAACGGTTACTGCCCGAGCTGCTGAAGGTAAGCACGTTATTACAACTCAAATCGAACATCATGCGGTGTTACATACTTGTGAGAAGCTGGAACGAGATGGCTTTGAAGTGACGTATTTACCAGTTGATGCGCATGGACGCATAACTGTTGAAGCGGTACAAAAGGCGTTACGTGATGATACTATCCTAGTAACAATTATGTATGGTAATAACGAAGTTGGTTCAATTCAGCCAATTGCTGAAATAGGTGAGTTGTTGCGGGAGCATAAAGCGACGTTTCATACAGATGCTGTTCAGGCGTATGGCTTAGAGAAAATTGATGTAGCAGCTTTGCAAGTTGATTTATTAAGTGTATCTGCGCATAAGATTAATGGACCAAAAGGGATTGGCTTCCTTTATCAGAAAACTGGGACACCACTTACAAGCTATGCGTTAGGTGGTTCGCAGGAGAAAAAACGTCGTGCTGGTACCGAAAATATTCCTGCTGTTATTGGCTTTGCCACAGCCGCAGAAAATGCAAGTCAGTTGCGCGAAAGTAAGCGAACACTGTACAATCGCTTTAAACAAATTATGCTTGAAGTTTTTACACATGAAAAGCTAGTATTTCATGTCAATGGCGATACTCAAAATGTCCTGCCGCACGTCTTAAATGTCAGCTTTGCCAATATGGAGGTAGAGTCATTTTTAGTGAATCTAGATATGGCTGGTATTTGTGCATCGAGCGGTTCTGCATGCACAGCTGGTACGATTGATCCTTCACATGTGTTAGTTGCTATGTACGGCAAAGGGGCAGAGGAGTTACGAAACTCTATTCGCTTTAGCTTTGGCCAAGGTCTAACAGAAGAAGCTGTCCGCCAAGCGGCAGAAAAAACAGCAGCGATTGTGAAAAAGCTGGCAAAATAA
- the mnmA gene encoding tRNA 2-thiouridine(34) synthase MnmA → MIETRDPSEIRVVVGMSGGVDSSVAAYMLKQQGYEVIGIFMKNWDDTDENGVCTATEDYEDVIKVCNQIGIPYYAVNFEKQYWDKVFTYFLEEYKAGRTPNPDVMCNKEIKFKAFLEHAMNLGADYLATGHYARIDRNGDGEVRMLRGVDDNKDQTYFLNQLSQEQLAHVMFPIGDIEKKEVRKIAEEAGLATAKKKDSTGICFIGERNFKEFLSQYLPAQPGNMETMDGVVMGQHDGLMYYTLGQRHGLGIGGDGEPWFVLGKDLARNVLLVGQGFDHEALYSTSLTAVKMGYTSTKKLPGKFSCTAKFRYRQTDTPVEVEILEDGRAHIVFAEPVRAITPGQAVVLYDGEVCLGGGTIDEVFKSNEKLTYVG, encoded by the coding sequence ATGATCGAAACACGTGACCCATCGGAAATTCGTGTCGTCGTCGGCATGTCAGGTGGGGTAGACTCTTCAGTTGCTGCATATATGCTAAAGCAACAAGGGTATGAAGTAATTGGTATTTTTATGAAAAACTGGGATGATACAGACGAAAATGGCGTTTGTACAGCAACAGAAGATTATGAAGATGTAATTAAAGTATGTAATCAAATTGGCATTCCCTATTATGCTGTGAATTTTGAAAAGCAATATTGGGATAAAGTTTTCACATACTTTTTAGAAGAATATAAAGCGGGACGCACACCTAACCCCGATGTAATGTGCAATAAAGAAATAAAATTTAAAGCATTCCTAGAACACGCTATGAATCTTGGGGCAGACTACTTGGCAACAGGACATTATGCACGAATTGATCGTAATGGTGATGGCGAAGTACGGATGCTTCGTGGTGTTGATGATAATAAGGATCAAACATATTTCCTTAACCAATTATCGCAAGAGCAACTAGCACATGTAATGTTCCCAATAGGAGATATTGAGAAAAAAGAAGTGCGCAAAATTGCAGAAGAAGCAGGTCTTGCAACAGCAAAGAAAAAAGATTCTACTGGCATTTGCTTTATTGGGGAACGAAATTTTAAAGAGTTTTTAAGTCAATATTTACCTGCTCAACCAGGAAATATGGAAACGATGGACGGCGTAGTGATGGGACAACATGATGGTTTAATGTACTACACATTAGGTCAACGTCATGGTCTTGGTATAGGCGGAGACGGTGAGCCTTGGTTTGTACTTGGTAAAGATTTAGCACGTAATGTGCTACTTGTTGGCCAAGGGTTCGACCACGAAGCTTTATACTCAACTTCCCTTACAGCTGTGAAAATGGGCTATACTTCGACAAAAAAATTGCCCGGGAAATTTTCTTGCACTGCGAAATTCCGCTACCGACAAACAGACACGCCTGTTGAGGTAGAAATTTTAGAAGATGGCCGTGCACATATTGTGTTTGCTGAACCAGTACGCGCCATTACACCAGGACAGGCTGTTGTTTTATATGACGGCGAAGTGTGCTTAGGTGGCGGTACAATTGATGAAGTGTTTAAAAGTAATGAAAAACTAACATATGTTGGATAA